CTCTTCCTAATTCTCTCTCCTCATACATGGCCCCTCGAAACCCACATATAAATATACCGCGCCTCGTTGCCCgtgcgcgctctctctctctctctctctaacctctctcctctctgcGTGTGTGAGCGGCTTGGTAGCTGCCGACCTGCCgtgtcttctccttcctctattTTATCACCCTCCGCTTCCCCATTCTTCACCACCCGAGAAATCCTCTAGCCTAGCTAGCATAGTTTCTCACCCGCCCCGAGCTGAAAACTCACCTAGCCACCTCGGAAACGAGAAGTTACCGTCGATTCTGTTCTGACCCCGGGCATCATGGACACCTCGCACCGCTATCCATGGCTCAACTTCTCCCTCGCTAACCAATGTCAGTGTCCATGAACTCTGCTGCTTTTTTGATCCATCTCAATCTCGGCGCTTCTGTTCCGTGTAGGTTTCCGTGTAGGGGGTATTTCGGTCATTTACTGGGTGCTGTGCATGTGTGTctgtgcgtgcgtgcgtgtgaGCAGGTGatctagaggaggaggagaggggcgcCGCGGCCGAGCTGGCCGCCAtatccgccgccgcgccgccgccgaagctGGATGACTTCCTCGGCGGAGGTATcaacggaggcggcggcggtggtccGGTGTCCGGAGCCGAGACGGCGGCCGCGGAGCTGTACAACTCGGAGCTCAAGTTCATAGCAGCCGGCTTCCTGAGCGGCGCCACGGCGCCATCGCCGGTGTCTTCTCTCGACCAGGCCGACGCGAAGCTGGCCTTGCCTGCCGCAGCGGCTCCAGCCCCGGAGCAGAGGAAGGCCATGGACTCCTTCGGGCAGAGGACGTCTATCTACCGCGGCGTCACACGGTAAGCGCAGATCGATCCATCTGTAGGCCAAGAAACCTTCTAAGAAAAGTTAGTCTTATTTGGGTACTTCTTAAGGATTACTAGTACCACGATGCTATCTGCATGCAAAGTTGCACCTGGTCACTTGCTTGGTGTCTGGcttgtgcatatatatgatgcaCACGCTTTGTTCATGCTTTCAGGGTTAAGCATGCAAATATGAAGGTATTTGCACATGAAAAAGATATTTTTTGGGTGTTGCTACCAATCATCTCACATCTTTGTGGTGATGGTATAATAGATGCAGATGCAAATATTTACAAGTTCTCTGAAATAGTGAAATAGCAGGATAGATTAGGTCTTGAGTTTCTCAAGATTTGGAGAAATTTACCAAGCTTTCTATATGACGAGTTTTTGTCTGTCTCTAAAATTTTAAGggatatttttggtgatttCTAGGCACCGGTGGACGGGCAGGTACGAGGCGCATCTGTGGGACAACAGCTGCCGCCGTGAAGGCCAGAGCCGCAAGGGCCGCCAAGGTGCATCATCTTCTCGCTAATATAATGTATTTGCCTTTGCTATCTGTGTTTTGCAGCTAACTCAAAtcttttcaacattttttttcatgCTGACTGGATGGCATATTTCTTATTATGGCTGATGTTTCTGGCGTTCAGTGTATTTGGGTAAGAACAGAAACTTCTGGTTCTTCCAGTATTGTAACATCTGATGTGACATACGGGGGATGGAGATGATGAAAACTGTTGTTGGTTCATGAAACAGGTGGCTATGataaggaggagaaggcagcgAGGGCGTATGATCTTGCCGCATTGAAATATTGGGGTCCTAGCACCACCACCAACTTTCCGGTAAGCACATAGATAGACCATGCATGGCTAAAGAAAACTGATGCAAGTGTGCAGAAAAAAACATGAACGTATCTATGTGCTATCTGGATGCATCTTTACGGGGCAAGTGTTCTTTTAGGTTGCTGAGTATGAAAAGGAACTTGAGGATATGAAGAACATGACGCGGCAAGAATTTGTAGCTTCACTCAGGAGGTAGATGATAATTATCACTCTTCTAATGCTGTAACAACATTCCGTGCTGATATTCAGATTGTTCGATGCATGTATGCTTCTATGCATTGGCATTGCATGCATGCTCCAGATTTATAGCTTTGTCATTCAAGTGCGTctctgaacaaaaaaaaaatgcatggtttggtggtgcagGAAGAGCAGTGGATTCTCTCGAGGTGCTTCTATGTACAGAGGCGTCACCAGGTTCATACTTCCTCTTATCTTCCACTTGTAGTCAATGTGTTTGTCCTTTTGCATGCTGTTTTCTAAGCGCTATTGTCCATGCAATCTTGTAGACATCACCAGCATGGGCGATGGCAAGCAAGGATCGGAAGGGTGGCCGGTAACAAGGACCTCTACCTTGGAACATTCAGTGAGTAAAATATACATGCTGCATGTATTAGATCGTGCAAATTTACTGTTACTGATTATTGGAGCTCCAGCTTCTTGCTGATAAGAATGCAGAGTGTGTGCAATGCAAAACCACACGATCTTCGTATATCCATTATGACTTGTGGATTAAAAGCTGCGCGtaccatttctttctttctttattttgttcATAATGAAATTCAAGTAGTGTGGACATGTTGGGACCATTAGTCATCTAATAGAAATCACTTTGTTAGTCCTCACAATACAATAGTACTCCTTGCACGTAGGTCCCATCTTATTGTATGATTTGTACGTACAATCCCTTGTAGCTAGATTCGTCGACATATTTTATGTAGGTCAAGAACATCTACTTTGACCGGATGTAGCGTGTGTAGTGTACACTGTACATGCATGCCGCGTTTGATTTGAGTTTGTCATCTTTTGCGCCATGCATGATGGTTTGGGGCTTTACGcagagaaggaaaagagagaaggaaaagagagagggaaccATGCATTTGCAAGATTGCAACCTGACCACCTGCTTTCTTCGTGCACTGCATGCAACAACCTGTGTTTGGAATATTTTTACTGTTGGCTCTCGGTTTTCTGTGCAA
This genomic window from Phragmites australis chromosome 7, lpPhrAust1.1, whole genome shotgun sequence contains:
- the LOC133925135 gene encoding AP2-like ethylene-responsive transcription factor AIL5; amino-acid sequence: MDTSHRYPWLNFSLANQCDLEEEERGAAAELAAISAAAPPPKLDDFLGGGINGGGGGGPVSGAETAAAELYNSELKFIAAGFLSGATAPSPVSSLDQADAKLALPAAAAPAPEQRKAMDSFGQRTSIYRGVTRHRWTGRYEAHLWDNSCRREGQSRKGRQVYLGGYDKEEKAARAYDLAALKYWGPSTTTNFPVAEYEKELEDMKNMTRQEFVASLRRKSSGFSRGASMYRGVTRHHQHGRWQARIGRVAGNKDLYLGTFSTEEEAAEAYDIAAIKFRGLNAVTNFEISRYNVESVIRRNLPIGSVLTGGRSTKALESCPSSSDAMPVEASTAPPSLAFAALPVKYDQQDYLSMLALQHHQQGNLQGLGFGLYTSGVNLDFANTNGTTAMAHCFSNGTSHEHHQHQQQLRDQQQDLSQSSNSSSIPFATPISFSGSYESSMTPSTFGYYPNVAAFQTPIYGME